A window of Candidatus Sulfotelmatobacter sp. genomic DNA:
CGCGGACGCCGGCGCGCACTGGACGCCGATCAGCCCCGATCTCACCCAGAACGTCAAGGTCCGCCAAACGCTCTCCGGCGGCCCGATCACCCTCGACGTCACCGGGGCGGAGACCTTCGACACGATCCTCGCGCTGGCACCCTCGCCACGCGCGCGCGGCGAGCTGTGGGCGAGCACCGACGACGGCGTGGTCCAGCTCACGCGTGACGGCGGCGCGCACTGGACGAACGTCACGCCGGCGGGCGTGACGGCCGATGCGCGCATCGACGCGATCGAGGCTTCGCACGCGGCGGCCGGGACGGCCTACGTCGCGATCGACCGTCACTTCGTGGGTGACCGCACGCCCGACGTCGAGGTGACGACCGACTACGGGCGCACCTGGCGCCGGGTCGTGCACGGCCTCCCGGCCGACATGGTCGACGTCGTGCGCGAAGATCCGGCCGATCCGGACGTCCTGTACGCCGGGACGGACCACGGTGTGTGGTTGAGCCTGGATCGCGGCGAGCACTGGGAGCCGTTCCCCGCCCCGCTCCCGCCGGTGGCCGTGCGCGACCTGACGGTGCAGCCGGTGGCCGGCGACCTGATCGCCGCCACCCACGGCCGCGGACTGTACGTGCTCGACGATCTCACCCCGATCCGCAGGCTGGCGGCGGCGCGCCGGGCGGGCGTCTCTCTGTTCGCGCCGCGTGCCGCGCACGCGTACGGAAGGGAGACCCCGACGACCGACGTGGCCGCCGCGGGGACGGATCCGCCCGCGGCGAGCATCTCGTTCTGGCAGCGCAGCCCTGCACGCGGCGAACCGAGCATCGACGTCCTCGACGCGTCGGGACGTCTGGTGCGCCGTTTCGCCGGCACGCACGACGAAGACGGCGACGCGGTCCCCAACGTGCCGAACGCCGCCGGCCTGAATCGCGTCGCGTGGGACCTCACCGAGACGCCGCCGACGCCGTGGCGCCGCGTCGCCGCGTGGGACCGCGGCCCCGACGGCGGACCGGCCGTGCTGGCCGGCGTCTACACGGTGCGCTTGCACCGCGACGGGCGCACCTACACGCAGACGATCCGCGTCACCAGCGACGTGCCCGCCGACCAGGCGCGCCGCGGTCACGCCTTCGTCGCCGCCGTCACCGCCGAGCTCTCGGCGCTCGACGACGCGCTCAACGCGCTCGACAACGTGCGCCTGCAGACCGCCGGCGCGCTGCCGTCGCTCGACGGCGCGCTGGCCGAGCGCGCGCGCCGCACGCGCGACGACGCGGCGCGCCTGGAGGCGACGATCACCTCGCACCCGGTCAACGATCAGGACGACGACTTCCTCGAAGACCTCTTGCGCGAGCGCGTGCTGACGTTCTTGAGCGACCTGGGCCCGGGAACGCCGACGCAAGCCGAGATCACCGAAGCGGCCGCGCTACGTCGCGAAGGTGCCGCGGCGCTCGACCGGTACCGCGCGTTCCTCGCCGCCGACGTCGTCCCGCTCGACGCCGCCCTGCGCGCCGCCGGCCACCTCACGCTCGACTTGCGCGCACTGCCGGTTCCCGCGAAGCCCGACCCCAACGCCGACGAGCACGCGCGCCGCGGCGACGAGGACGACGACTAGCGGGAGCTAGAGGACCAGGCCGCGCCGCACGCACTCGCGCAGCAGCGCCTGACGATCGGGCAAGCCGAACGTCATCAGGATGCGCGAGACCGTGTTGCGGATGGTCTGCTTCGAACGGTTGCGCGCGGCCGCGATCGCGGCGGTCGACATCCCTTCGCACAGCAGCACGAGCACGGCGCGTTCGGTCGGCGAGAGCTCGCTGACGATCGGGTCGGCATCGCCCGGATCGACGGCCGGCGCGATGGTGCGCAGCGGCGAAGAGGCGGCGACCTTGCGCAAAACGCCGTCGACGTACTCGCGCAGCGAGGTCTGCCCGGTCAGCTCGTGCAGCCGCGTCGCGGCCACCAGCGCGCGCCGCTCGTAGCCGATGCGGCGATACAGCTCGAAGGCGCGCTGGGCGCGCTCGCGCGCCTGGATGAGGTCGCCGGCCGCGTGCGCGACGACCGACTCGGCGTCGGCGATCGCGGCTTCGTCGCGCGGATCGTTCATCAGCGAGGACATCGCCGAGGGACCGCGCAGCCGCCGATGACGCTTGAGCACCGCGCTGGCGCGCAGCACGTCGCCCGACGCGGCCAGCTCCGTCGCCAAGGCGAGGAACGCGTTGCGCTCGTGACCGCCCACCGACTCGTCGGCGATCGCATCGGCGGCGACGCGCACCCGGCTGACGAGGTCGGCGTGCGCGTAGCGCTCGCCGGCGGCGCGGAAGATCTCCGCCCGGCGGCACTGCGCCGCCAGGCGCGTCGCCGGCGTCGGCGCCGCCTCGTCGGCGTGCGCCGTCCAGGCCAACGCGTCGCCGACGCGCCCGCGCGCTTCGTCCATCAGCGACGCGTGATACGCGACCAAGTAGCGCGAGTGCGAGAGACCGCTGGCGGACCAATCGAAGCGCGCTACCCGCCGTTCGACCATCGCCCAAGCGTCGGCGTCGAGGCGCTCCGCGGCCAACGTCGCCAACGCTTCGAGCGCCATCGCTTCCATGAAGCGGTCGTGGTGGCGGCAGCCGTCGAGCGTGACCAGCGCGGCGGTGAACGCCTCGGTCGCGGCGACGTAGTCGGCGCGGGCGACCGCGACCCAGCCGCGGTACTCGAGCGCGCGCGCGTAGACGATGTCGGCGTCCGGCAAGACCGCGTCGAGCGCGCGGTCGGCGTCGTCGAGCGCACGTTCCCCGTAGTAGCCCAGTGCGAGGTTGAGCGCGATCTCGGAGCGCACCGTCGGGTGCGCGCGCGCGGCATCGGCTTGCGCCGTGAGCAACAGATCGATCCCGCGCTGCAGCTCGCCGCGGCGGACGTAGGCCGTGCCCAGCAGCATGCGGGCGGTCAACGAGGTGTCGAGTCCGCCGGCCGCCGCGACGAAGGTGCGCTCGAGCTCGACGATCGCCTCGTCGGGGCGCCCGATGCGCAGCATCGCGCGAGCGCGCAAGAGCGCGAGTTGCGCCCGATCGTCGGGCGCGTCGGCGCGAACGCGTCCGCACAGGGCGAGACACTCGGCGAAGTCGCCGGCAAACCAGGCTCGCATCGCGTCGGAGAACGCCACCCGTCCCAGACGCTCGGATCGAATTCGTTCGGAAAGCATCGGTCCCACACCCGGAAAGGCGGAGGAACAGCACACCGACGGCCCCCGCACCGTCGTTACGGCGGAGTTCGCCACCCTGCTGCGGATTCCGTTCGTCCCAATGGAGTACCGCGATTGTCCATCGGTCGATTCCTCACGTCCCGGTCAGTTCGGTCCCTTGGCCCGCGAGTGCCGCGAGGATCGCGCCCGGTCCGGCGCCGGCCACCACGGCGCGGCGCGCACCGCCGCGCACGGCGCGAATCGCCGCCGCCATCTTGGGAATCATGCCGTCGCTGAAGGTTCCGTCGACGAGGAAGGCCTCGGCCTGATCGGCCGACAGCCGCGGGATGACGGAGCTCGGATCAGCCAGGTCGCGGCGCACGCCGGCGACGTTGGTGATGACGACGTAGGCGTCGGCGGCGAGCGCGCCGGCGATCGCGCCGGCCGCCGTGTCGGCGTTGCAGTTGAGCGCGGCGCCGTCGGTGCGGTCGAGCGCCAGCGGTGCCACCACCGCCACGAAGCCGGCATCGAGTAGGACCCGGATCGCGCTCGGCTCGACCCGCTCGATCTCGCCGACGTAGCCCAGGTCGACGCCGTCGATCGCGCCGGCCCGGCGCGCCACGAGCAGCCCACCGTCCTCGCCGGAGATCCCGACGGTGCGCGCGCCGCGCCGCGCCAGCGCGCGCACGAGCGCCTTGTTGACCGCGCCGCACAGCACGTACTCCACCACGTCGCGCGCGGCGCGACCCGTCACCCGCAGGCCGGCGACACGCGGCTCGTCGATCGCCTTCGCGCGCAGCTCGGCGTCGATCTGCGGCCCGCCGCCGTGGACGAGGACGACGCGGTCACCGCGCGCGGCCAGCGCCGCGACCTCGTCGAGCACCGGGTCGGGCGCGCCTTCGGCCGCCATCGCGTTTCCGCCGTATTTGAGGACGATCAGCACCACGGGACGCTCGGTGATCGGTGTGGTAGGGTCCTGCATGGCGAGGATCGATTCTCTGCGGACGCCCGAGCCGGCATTCGCCGCGGTCCCGGATTTCGCGTACGCGCCGCTGGCCGTCGACGACCTGCCCGGTTACGAGGGCCTGCGGCTGACGTACGTCGACGCCGGGCCGCCCGGCGCCGCGCACGTCTTCCTGTGCCTGCACGGGAATCCGACCTGGAGCTTCCTCTACCGGAGGATGTTCGCGGTCTTCCTGGCCGAGGGCGCGCGGGTGATCGCGCCCGACCTGTACGGTTTCGGCCGCTCCGACAAACCGACCGACGAACGGGTCTACACGTTCGACTTTCACCGCGACGCGCTGCTGCGTTTCGTCGAGCGGCTCGATCTGCGCGGCGTGACGCTGGTCTGTCAGGACTGGGGCGGCCTGCTCGGCTTGACGTTGCCCCCGGCGCAGCCGGACCGCTTCGCGCGCGTGATCGCGATGAACACGCTGCTCGCCACCGGCGACGTGCCGATTCGCGAGGGCTTCTTCGCGTGGAAAGACTACAGCAACAGCCATCCCGACATGGACGTCGCCGCGCTGCTGCGCCGTTCGACTCCGATCTTGCGCGACGCCGAAGCGGCGGCGTACGGCGCGCCGTTTCCCGACGCGCGCTACAAGGCCGGGGTGCGCGCGTTCCCCGATCTGGTGCCGGTGACGCCCGAGATGGACGGCACCGCGATCGCTCGCGAGGCGCGCGACTGGTGGCGCACGCAGTGGCGCGGCGCGACGTTCCTCGCCGCCGGCGGGAAAGATCCCGTGCTGGGCGAGCCGGCGATGCTCTCGCTGCAGTCGGTCATCCGCGACGCGCCACCGCCGGTCGTCTTTCCCGACGCCGGTCACTTCATCCAGGAGTGGGGCGAGCCGGTCGCACGCGCCGCGCTGGCAGCGTTTCGCACGTCCGGCGCGTGAGCGTGTCGCGCGCCGCTCCGCGAGCTGCGCGTGCAGCGCAAGCGGGTCGCGCATGCGATGGCGCGGGTACAAACGTGAGCGGAGGTTTTTCTCACGTGAACACCCATGATCGCCCGGCCGCTCCGGGCCTGCTTCAACGAGAGCCCGGCAGCGACGAACACTTGCACGCACTTTGGACCAACGCCGGCTTGGTCGAAACCGATCGCTCGTTGCCCGAGATGCGCACGATCGAAGCCGTGCACCAAGCGACACTCGCCGAGTCGGCGCCGATGGCACTGTTCGGCTTCGCGACCGGCACCTTCTTGGTCGCGCTGCTGCTCAGCGGCCTGATGCCGGCGGCGACCGGTATGATGGCCGTCGTTCCGGCCTTGCTGTTCTTCGCCGGCGTCGGACAATTCATCGGCGGCTTGTTCGCGCTCTCGCGCGGCAGCACGTTCGGCGCAACGGCTTTCTGCTCGTTCGGAATGGGCAACGTCATCGTCGCCTCGTACGCGTGGATGCAGCAGGCCGGCGTGATCCCCACCGGCACCGAGTCGACGACGCTGCTCGGTATGGGCTTGTTCTGCTTCGCCTACATCGCGCTCTCGCTCGCGATCGCGGCGCTGCGCACCAACGTCGCATACTTCCTGACCGTGCTGGCGCTGGTCCCCGGCTACGCGCTGGTCGCCGCGACCGACGTCGGTGCGGCGCCGGTCGTCGGCCAGATCGGCGGCTGGTTTCTGATCGCCGCGGCGCTGTTGGCCTTCTATTCCGGCGGTGCCGTCGTCATCAACAGCCAGTGGTGCCGCGAGGTGTTTCCGCTCGGCGCGATCGGGCGCCACTAGACGCTTGACAGCGGCGGTCGGTTCGGGCTATACGTTGAACCTCAATGTCCGTTCGACGACCGAGCCGACCGCCCACGACCGCGCCCGTGCGATTCGCACCGGGTCCGCTCGTCATGTGACGGACGGATCCGGTGGAAGAACGACGGGCGCGCCGCATTCGGCGCGCTTTTTCTTTTGACGCGGCGGCGCTGGCGCGGCTGCGCGCGGCGAGCCTGCGGGAGCTGGGGCGGCTCGACGACGCGCATGCCGGCGACTTCGCGCGCGACGCGCAGTCCGACTTCACCCGGCTCATGCTCGACGATCGCCTGGTCGCGTTCGTGCTGTGCGACGGCGAGGAGATCGTCGGCTCGGCCTGCGCGATCTTCTTCGAGCGGCTGCCGTATCCGGACGGCACCCTGCACGCCGAGATCGCGGGCGTCTACGTCGCGCCCGGTCACCGCGGCGAGGGGTGGGCGGCGCAACTCGTGCACGCCGTCGTCGACGCCGTCACCGTCCGCGGGGTCCGCAAGACGATCCTCCACCCCTCGCCCCTGGCCCGCCCCCTCTACGAGCGGCTGGGGTTCATCGACGAGCCGGCGATGCGGCTATGCACGTCGTGAGCCGGCTCAGATGACGCCGATGATCGCGAGCACCAGGAGGATGACGATGAGCAGCCCGACGCCGCCGCCGCCCCACGAGACCGGCGTGTAGTACGGGCGACCCGCGTTGACCGGCACCAGGCCGCCGACCAGCCACAGGACCACGAGAATGACGAGTATGGTAACGAGCATGCTTCCATGCATACCCGGGCAACCCCGATCGCAGCCCTCCGGCCGGGCCTGGCTATTGCATAATTATGCAGGTGATGTATAATCATGCACATGGTTACGCTTCCGGCGGCCGGGCGGCTGCGTGGGCGGAACGTCCTCACCGTCACCGACCTGGACGGGGACGAGCTCGCCAGCCTGCTGGCGCTCGCCCAGAACCTCAAGGCCCGGGGCCGCGAGCAGCTCACCCTGCTGCGCGGCAAGACGCTGGTCATGCTCTTCGAGAAGCCCTCGCTGCGCACGCGCGTCTCGTTCGAGGCGGGGATGACGCAGCTGGGCGGCCACGCCGTGGCCGCGACCGGCGGCGATTTCGGCATCGGGACCCGTGAGTCGCCCGAGGACGCCGGGCGCGTGCTTTCGCGCTACGGCGACGCCATCATCTATCGCACCCACGCGCACGAACCGCTGGTCCGCTTCGCCGGCGCCGCCACCGTGCCGACGATCAACGCCCTTTCCGAAGCGGCGCACCCCTGTCAGGCCTTCGCCGACCTGCTGACGATCCGCGAGCGCTTCGGGACGCTGGCCGGTTTGCGGCTAGCGTTCGTCGGCGACGCGCGCAACAACGTCGCCGTCTCGCTGACCGAAGCCGCCGCGATGTGCGGGATGTCGATCACCTTCGCCGCGCCGCCGACCCACCGTCCCTCCGACGCGCTGCTCGGCCGGTTGGTGAAGCTCGGGGCCGCGCACAACGTGACCGCGCGCGCCTTCACCTCGCCGCTGCGCGCGGTGCGGGACGTCGACGTCGTCTACACCGACGTGTGGACCTCGATGGGCGACGAGCAGTTCGTCGAACGGAACCAAGCCGCGCTGCGGCCCTACCAGGTCAACGCCGCGCTGATGGAAGCGGCCGCGCCGCACGCGCTGTTCATGCACTGCTTACCGGCGCACCGCGGGGAAGAGGTGACGGCCGACGTGATCGACGGCCCGCACAGCGTCGTGTTCGATCAAGCCGAAAACCGGCTGCACGCGCAAAAGGCGCTGCTGCTGGCCCTCCTCACCGATCTCCGTGGGCTGAGCGAATGACCGAATCCCCGCTGCAACCGAAGACCAAGCGCCAACGCGCGATCCTCTCGCTGATCGCCGCGCGGCCCGTCCGCTCGCAGGATGAGCTCGCGACGCTGCTCGAGCAGCAGGGCTACGAGGTCACGCAAGCGACCGTCTCGCGCGACATCAAGGAGCTGGGTCTGCTCAAGGTGCCGCTCAAGGGCGGCAACGGCGGCGCCTTCAAGTACATCGAGCCGACCGTCGGTCCGGCCTTCAGCTCGCGCTTGCACCGCGTCGTCGCCGACGTCGTGATCGGCGTGCGCTCGGCGGTCAACCAGATCGTCTTGCGCGCCCATCCGGGGACGGCCATGATGCTGGCGGCCGCGATCGACGCCGCCGACTGGCCCGAGATCCTCGGCACCATCGGCGGCGACGACACGGTGCTCGTCATCGTCGAGTCGCTCGAGAAGACGCCCATGATCCGCCAGCGCTTCGAAGACATGCGCTCCTCCCAATAGGAAAAGGTAGTTAGGAACATGACCACGGTGATAGAGCGAGCGCAGCAGAATCGCGCTGCGAACGAATCTCGTTGCGAGCTCGGCTTCGGGGGCCCCACGCTTCGCGTGGGGGGCGCGGAGCCTGGGGCGGAGCGCCGTTAAAATGAAAATCGTTCTCGCGTACTCTGGTGGCCTCGACACGTCTGTTTTGCTCAAGCAGTTCATCGAGCAGGGTCATGAAGTCGTGGCGATGACGCTCAATTTGGGCGAGTCCGACATGGTGGCCGGCGAAGGGTCGCAGGACGCGCTGCTGGCGGTCCGCCGCAAGGCCCTGCAGCTGGGCGCGTCCGACGCGGTGCTGATCGACGCGCGCGAACGGTTCATCGACGAGTACGCGTACAAGGCGCTGGCCGCCAACGCGCTCTACGAAGGCGTCTATCCGCTCAGCGCGGCGCTCTCGCGGCCGCTCATCGCCGACCTGTTGGTCGAGACCGCCGCCGAGTACGGCGCCGACGCGGTCGCCCACGGCTGCACCGGCAAGGGCAACGACCAAGTGCGCATCGAGGTCGGCGTGCGCGCCAAGGCGCCGCACCTGCGCACGCTCGCGCCGCTGCGCGACCATCCGCTCTCGCGCCCCGACGCGATCGCCTACGCCGAGAAGCACGGCGTGCCGATCGCGCACACGCAGGCCAAGCCCTACTCCGTCGACGCCAACCTGTGGGGTCGCTCGATCGAAGCCGGCGTGCTCGAGAACCCGTGGAACGCGCCGCCCGACGACGCCTACGCCTGGACGGTCGCGCCGCACGACGCGCCGGCCGAGGGCAGCGAGGTCGTCATCGCCTGGGAGCGCGGCCTGCCGTCGATCGACGGTGCGACCGGCGCCGAGATGGTGTTCGAGCTCAACAAGCTGGCCGGGAAGAACGCCGTCGGCCGCATCGACCTGATCGAGGACCGCGTCGTCGGGCTCAAGTCGCGCGAGGTCTACGAGTGTCCCGGCAGCGTCACGCTGATCGAGGCGCACAAAGCGCTCGAACGGCTGGTGCTCACGCGCGACGAGCTGCGCCTCAAGGCCGCGCTCGACCAGAAGTACGGCGAGCTGATCTACGACGCGCTATGGTCCTCGCCGCTGCGCGACGCGCTCGACGCGTTCAACGCCAAGATCGCCGAGCGGCTGAGCGGCGAGACGCGGGTGAAGCTGCTGCGCGGCCGCGCGATCGTGACCGGTTCGCGTTCGCCGTACGCGCTCTACGACGAGTCGCTGGCGACCTACGGCGCCGGCGACCGCTTCAGGCACGACGCGGCCGGCGGCTTCATCGAGATCCACGGCTTGCCGGTCGCGGCCGGCGCCGCCAAGGCCGCGCAGGCCGCCGAACGCGCCACCCCGCAGACGGTCTGACCGCGTCATGAGCTC
This region includes:
- a CDS encoding acetate uptake transporter, translated to MHALWTNAGLVETDRSLPEMRTIEAVHQATLAESAPMALFGFATGTFLVALLLSGLMPAATGMMAVVPALLFFAGVGQFIGGLFALSRGSTFGATAFCSFGMGNVIVASYAWMQQAGVIPTGTESTTLLGMGLFCFAYIALSLAIAALRTNVAYFLTVLALVPGYALVAATDVGAAPVVGQIGGWFLIAAALLAFYSGGAVVINSQWCREVFPLGAIGRH
- the argB gene encoding acetylglutamate kinase gives rise to the protein MQDPTTPITERPVVLIVLKYGGNAMAAEGAPDPVLDEVAALAARGDRVVLVHGGGPQIDAELRAKAIDEPRVAGLRVTGRAARDVVEYVLCGAVNKALVRALARRGARTVGISGEDGGLLVARRAGAIDGVDLGYVGEIERVEPSAIRVLLDAGFVAVVAPLALDRTDGAALNCNADTAAGAIAGALAADAYVVITNVAGVRRDLADPSSVIPRLSADQAEAFLVDGTFSDGMIPKMAAAIRAVRGGARRAVVAGAGPGAILAALAGQGTELTGT
- the argF gene encoding ornithine carbamoyltransferase, coding for MVTLPAAGRLRGRNVLTVTDLDGDELASLLALAQNLKARGREQLTLLRGKTLVMLFEKPSLRTRVSFEAGMTQLGGHAVAATGGDFGIGTRESPEDAGRVLSRYGDAIIYRTHAHEPLVRFAGAATVPTINALSEAAHPCQAFADLLTIRERFGTLAGLRLAFVGDARNNVAVSLTEAAAMCGMSITFAAPPTHRPSDALLGRLVKLGAAHNVTARAFTSPLRAVRDVDVVYTDVWTSMGDEQFVERNQAALRPYQVNAALMEAAAPHALFMHCLPAHRGEEVTADVIDGPHSVVFDQAENRLHAQKALLLALLTDLRGLSE
- a CDS encoding haloalkane dehalogenase is translated as MARIDSLRTPEPAFAAVPDFAYAPLAVDDLPGYEGLRLTYVDAGPPGAAHVFLCLHGNPTWSFLYRRMFAVFLAEGARVIAPDLYGFGRSDKPTDERVYTFDFHRDALLRFVERLDLRGVTLVCQDWGGLLGLTLPPAQPDRFARVIAMNTLLATGDVPIREGFFAWKDYSNSHPDMDVAALLRRSTPILRDAEAAAYGAPFPDARYKAGVRAFPDLVPVTPEMDGTAIAREARDWWRTQWRGATFLAAGGKDPVLGEPAMLSLQSVIRDAPPPVVFPDAGHFIQEWGEPVARAALAAFRTSGA
- a CDS encoding helix-turn-helix domain-containing protein, which codes for MRAWFAGDFAECLALCGRVRADAPDDRAQLALLRARAMLRIGRPDEAIVELERTFVAAAGGLDTSLTARMLLGTAYVRRGELQRGIDLLLTAQADAARAHPTVRSEIALNLALGYYGERALDDADRALDAVLPDADIVYARALEYRGWVAVARADYVAATEAFTAALVTLDGCRHHDRFMEAMALEALATLAAERLDADAWAMVERRVARFDWSASGLSHSRYLVAYHASLMDEARGRVGDALAWTAHADEAAPTPATRLAAQCRRAEIFRAAGERYAHADLVSRVRVAADAIADESVGGHERNAFLALATELAASGDVLRASAVLKRHRRLRGPSAMSSLMNDPRDEAAIADAESVVAHAAGDLIQARERAQRAFELYRRIGYERRALVAATRLHELTGQTSLREYVDGVLRKVAASSPLRTIAPAVDPGDADPIVSELSPTERAVLVLLCEGMSTAAIAAARNRSKQTIRNTVSRILMTFGLPDRQALLRECVRRGLVL
- a CDS encoding GNAT family N-acetyltransferase is translated as MEERRARRIRRAFSFDAAALARLRAASLRELGRLDDAHAGDFARDAQSDFTRLMLDDRLVAFVLCDGEEIVGSACAIFFERLPYPDGTLHAEIAGVYVAPGHRGEGWAAQLVHAVVDAVTVRGVRKTILHPSPLARPLYERLGFIDEPAMRLCTS
- a CDS encoding argininosuccinate synthase, with the protein product MKIVLAYSGGLDTSVLLKQFIEQGHEVVAMTLNLGESDMVAGEGSQDALLAVRRKALQLGASDAVLIDARERFIDEYAYKALAANALYEGVYPLSAALSRPLIADLLVETAAEYGADAVAHGCTGKGNDQVRIEVGVRAKAPHLRTLAPLRDHPLSRPDAIAYAEKHGVPIAHTQAKPYSVDANLWGRSIEAGVLENPWNAPPDDAYAWTVAPHDAPAEGSEVVIAWERGLPSIDGATGAEMVFELNKLAGKNAVGRIDLIEDRVVGLKSREVYECPGSVTLIEAHKALERLVLTRDELRLKAALDQKYGELIYDALWSSPLRDALDAFNAKIAERLSGETRVKLLRGRAIVTGSRSPYALYDESLATYGAGDRFRHDAAGGFIEIHGLPVAAGAAKAAQAAERATPQTV